Proteins from a genomic interval of Ferrovibrio terrae:
- a CDS encoding extensin family protein — MLRRLLWLTVLALIAVSAVVGWRYLPRQYNPFAPLHVADPLTLMTEFKLRRLRNNAGYCSAALLTAPLRTVPSPDAGSAECPLPGAVRVQSAVIPLSSSFLASCPLAVSYALWESHVLQPLAQQHFGQGIRRVTHLGSYACRNVRGGTRQSEHAGANAIDISAIALTDGRILSVEKHWTENGAAGAFLRALHRRSCDVFTMALGPAYDAAHHNHFHFGMGGRFGLCR; from the coding sequence ATGCTGCGTCGCCTGCTCTGGCTCACCGTCCTTGCGCTGATCGCCGTCTCGGCGGTGGTCGGCTGGCGCTATCTGCCGCGCCAGTACAACCCTTTCGCACCGCTGCATGTCGCCGATCCGTTGACGCTGATGACGGAATTCAAGCTGCGGCGACTACGCAACAATGCCGGATACTGCAGCGCAGCGCTTCTGACCGCGCCCCTGCGTACCGTACCAAGTCCGGATGCCGGCAGCGCCGAGTGTCCGCTGCCGGGCGCCGTGCGGGTGCAGTCCGCCGTCATTCCGCTGAGCAGCAGTTTCCTTGCCAGCTGTCCATTGGCCGTGTCTTACGCGCTGTGGGAGAGCCATGTGCTGCAGCCGCTGGCGCAGCAGCATTTCGGCCAGGGCATTCGCCGTGTGACGCATCTGGGCAGCTATGCCTGCCGCAATGTGCGCGGCGGCACGCGGCAGAGCGAACATGCCGGCGCGAATGCCATCGACATCAGTGCGATTGCACTGACCGACGGCCGCATCCTCAGCGTGGAGAAACACTGGACGGAGAACGGCGCGGCGGGCGCTTTCTTACGCGCGCTGCACAGACGCAGCTGCGACGTCTTCACCATGGCGCTCGGCCCCGCTTACGATGCAGCGCACCACAACCACTTCCATTTCGGTATGGGCGGAAGATTCGGGTTGTGCAGGTGA
- a CDS encoding sigma-70 family RNA polymerase sigma factor produces MNFERYFRLHLLREMPVVRRWSYVLCRNPSLAEDMMQETLTKAWANRGSFARGTNMRAWLYRILRNTYFNHLRQRRREVPDPDGALTATLRTPAEQTGKIELREVTEAMQDLSPAQREAMILIGAQGMSYKQVARLQRVNIGTVKSRLARARQAVARIMGYDSISRRGDTFGDMASRH; encoded by the coding sequence ATGAATTTCGAGCGTTATTTCCGATTGCACCTGCTGCGTGAAATGCCGGTGGTGCGGCGTTGGTCCTATGTCCTGTGCCGCAATCCCAGCCTGGCCGAAGACATGATGCAGGAGACCCTCACCAAGGCCTGGGCCAATCGCGGCAGTTTCGCGCGCGGCACCAATATGCGGGCCTGGCTCTATCGCATCCTGCGCAACACCTATTTCAATCATCTGCGCCAGCGCCGCCGCGAAGTGCCAGATCCCGATGGCGCGCTGACGGCCACCTTGCGCACGCCGGCTGAGCAGACCGGCAAGATCGAGCTGCGCGAGGTGACGGAAGCCATGCAGGATCTGTCGCCGGCACAACGCGAAGCGATGATCCTGATCGGCGCACAGGGCATGTCGTATAAACAGGTGGCGCGATTGCAGCGCGTGAATATCGGCACGGTGAAAAGCCGGCTGGCGCGTGCGCGCCAGGCGGTGGCGCGCATCATGGGCTATGATTCCATCAGCCGCCGCGGCGATACGTTCGGCGATATGGCGTCACGCCACTAG
- a CDS encoding general stress protein, with translation MAENPNSPPYPQGPTQSPQHYGPQTNGDGQTETRQPEAKPRSGRGFAAMDPERQREIARKGGRSVPDEKRSFSQNRELAAAAGRKGGQESGGNFAHDRERAAAAGRKGGQH, from the coding sequence ATGGCTGAGAACCCGAATTCCCCGCCGTATCCGCAGGGCCCGACGCAGAGCCCACAGCACTACGGCCCCCAGACGAACGGGGATGGGCAGACTGAAACCCGTCAGCCTGAAGCCAAGCCTCGCTCGGGCCGTGGCTTTGCGGCAATGGACCCCGAACGCCAGCGGGAGATCGCGCGTAAGGGCGGCCGCTCGGTGCCTGACGAGAAACGCAGTTTTTCGCAGAACCGGGAATTGGCAGCCGCAGCCGGCCGCAAGGGCGGCCAGGAGAGCGGCGGCAATTTCGCGCATGATCGTGAGCGTGCTGCGGCCGCGGGCCGCAAGGGCGGTCAGCACTAA
- a CDS encoding MDR family MFS transporter produces the protein MPVSGPLVFSHQEKIAIVAGLMLGMFLAALEQTIVTTALPGIAAELKTAEHMSWVVSAYLLTSTAATPIYGKLSDLYGRKLMLQIAIGIFLLTSLLCGLAQTMTELIIYRALQGLGGGGLLAMAHATIADVVSPRERGRYQGYIAAVFATASVAGPVLGGVFTTHLGWQWIFWINLPFGLAALVAAERTLKRLHVKRLRHRIDYAGAVLIVSAVCCILLITTMGGNDVAWGSPIIAGLAVASVVLFGLSIWQERRAPEPILPPRLFRNRNYVIAMSSSLLLAMIMIGGLVFMPLFLQMVYRLPADQAGLLMIPLTLTAVLGAITAGQMVTRTGRYKHFPLIGLTLQIVSMLLLGTVDAATPHWQSAMYMGLSGYGIGLFMPVILISVQNTVEPRDLGVGTASVSFFRSMGGSFGVALFSAVLVAMLDRLIAALPGAAALGPQPAVQLLRAGPAGLDSAPAGLRDGVLLAMTDAFQIVFWLAAAIAVLALGIIAFLREIPLRTSAGATGASPAETAVATAEKTSPGTSVGAPAD, from the coding sequence TTGCCTGTTTCCGGGCCTCTTGTTTTCAGCCACCAGGAAAAGATCGCCATTGTCGCCGGCCTGATGCTCGGCATGTTTCTGGCCGCGCTGGAACAGACGATCGTCACCACTGCCCTGCCGGGCATCGCCGCCGAACTGAAGACCGCCGAGCATATGTCCTGGGTGGTGTCGGCCTATCTGCTGACCTCGACGGCGGCGACGCCGATTTACGGCAAGCTGTCCGATCTCTACGGCCGCAAGCTGATGCTGCAGATCGCGATCGGGATTTTCCTCCTCACCTCGCTGCTCTGCGGCCTGGCCCAGACAATGACCGAGCTGATCATCTACCGCGCGCTGCAGGGCTTGGGCGGCGGCGGCCTGCTGGCGATGGCGCATGCAACGATTGCCGATGTGGTCAGCCCGCGCGAACGCGGCCGCTACCAGGGCTATATCGCCGCCGTCTTCGCGACGGCCAGCGTGGCCGGCCCGGTGCTGGGCGGCGTGTTTACCACGCATCTCGGCTGGCAGTGGATCTTCTGGATCAACCTGCCTTTTGGTCTGGCCGCGCTGGTGGCGGCGGAACGCACGCTGAAACGCCTGCATGTCAAACGCCTGCGCCACAGGATCGACTATGCCGGCGCGGTGCTGATCGTCTCGGCGGTCTGCTGTATCCTGCTGATCACCACGATGGGCGGCAACGATGTCGCCTGGGGGTCGCCGATCATCGCCGGCCTCGCCGTCGCTTCGGTCGTGCTGTTCGGGCTCAGCATCTGGCAGGAGCGCCGGGCGCCCGAGCCGATCCTGCCGCCCCGGCTGTTCCGCAACCGCAATTACGTCATCGCCATGTCGTCCAGCCTGCTGCTCGCCATGATCATGATCGGCGGTCTGGTCTTCATGCCGCTGTTCCTGCAGATGGTCTACCGGCTGCCGGCCGACCAGGCCGGTCTGCTGATGATACCGCTGACCCTCACGGCCGTCCTGGGCGCCATCACCGCCGGCCAGATGGTCACCCGCACCGGACGCTACAAACATTTCCCGCTGATCGGCCTGACGCTGCAGATTGTCTCCATGCTGCTGCTCGGCACAGTCGATGCCGCGACACCGCACTGGCAGAGCGCCATGTATATGGGCCTGTCCGGCTATGGCATCGGGCTGTTCATGCCGGTGATCCTGATCTCGGTGCAGAATACAGTCGAGCCGCGCGATCTCGGCGTCGGCACGGCGTCGGTCTCCTTCTTCCGCTCGATGGGCGGCTCCTTCGGCGTGGCGCTGTTCAGCGCCGTGCTGGTCGCCATGCTCGATCGGCTGATCGCGGCGCTGCCAGGTGCCGCCGCTCTGGGTCCGCAGCCTGCGGTGCAGCTGCTGCGCGCCGGCCCGGCGGGGCTGGATTCCGCGCCGGCTGGCTTGCGCGACGGTGTGCTGCTGGCGATGACCGATGCCTTCCAGATCGTATTCTGGCTTGCCGCGGCCATTGCGGTACTGGCGCTGGGCATCATCGCCTTCCTGCGTGAGATCCCGCTGCGCACCAGCGCGGGCGCAACCGGCGCCTCGCCGGCAGAGACGGCCGTCGCAACGGCCGAGAAAACCAGCCCGGGCACCAGCGTCGGCGCTCCGGCCGACTGA
- a CDS encoding Gfo/Idh/MocA family protein: MTPASVRLGFIGYGIMGERLLRAALDHDPAVLTVTGVWDPSAPAMTRLQADLPQVTRLASSDAVIAASDCLYIASPPASHLAYARAAFAKGLAVFCEKPLAVDVADAEAFVAEAQKSQARCGVNFPFASSFAVDQLRAWMAEGVTGDVQRIDIEIGFAAWPRPWQVDAASWLDARAQGGFTREVGSHFLFLARRLFGPLSLLSHSVAYPEAGKSERSIAAALTAGSLPVALSGMVGDTDKPDHNIFRITGPNGAIRLRDWSIAEKQEKDGSWREAPDALPNEKMRPLVLRRQLDKVAALTRGTDQDLAKVSEAAEVQRVVETVLKV; the protein is encoded by the coding sequence ATGACCCCGGCATCCGTGCGTCTCGGTTTCATCGGCTACGGCATCATGGGCGAGCGTTTGTTGCGCGCCGCCCTCGATCACGATCCGGCGGTGCTGACGGTGACCGGGGTGTGGGATCCGTCGGCGCCGGCGATGACGCGACTGCAGGCCGATCTGCCGCAGGTGACGCGGCTCGCGTCATCGGATGCCGTGATCGCCGCCAGCGACTGCCTCTACATCGCGTCGCCACCGGCCTCGCATCTGGCCTATGCGCGGGCTGCGTTTGCCAAGGGTCTCGCCGTCTTCTGCGAAAAGCCGCTCGCCGTCGATGTGGCGGATGCCGAGGCCTTTGTTGCCGAGGCGCAGAAGAGCCAGGCGCGCTGCGGGGTCAATTTCCCCTTCGCCTCGTCGTTTGCGGTCGATCAGCTGCGCGCCTGGATGGCGGAAGGCGTCACTGGTGACGTGCAGCGCATCGATATCGAGATCGGTTTCGCCGCCTGGCCGCGGCCCTGGCAGGTCGATGCGGCCAGCTGGCTGGATGCGCGCGCGCAGGGCGGCTTCACGCGCGAAGTGGGATCGCATTTCCTGTTCCTGGCGCGCCGGCTGTTCGGGCCGCTCAGCCTGTTGTCTCACAGCGTCGCATATCCAGAAGCCGGCAAATCCGAGCGCAGCATTGCCGCCGCGCTGACGGCGGGCAGCCTGCCGGTCGCCCTGAGTGGCATGGTCGGCGACACGGATAAACCCGACCATAATATCTTCCGCATCACTGGCCCGAACGGCGCGATCCGCCTGCGCGACTGGTCGATTGCGGAAAAGCAGGAGAAAGACGGCAGCTGGCGCGAGGCGCCCGATGCCCTCCCGAACGAGAAAATGCGGCCGCTGGTGCTCAGGCGTCAGCTGGATAAAGTTGCCGCGCTGACCCGTGGCACCGATCAGGATCTGGCGAAAGTTTCGGAAGCCGCCGAGGTCCAGCGCGTGGTGGAAACCGTCCTGAAGGTCTGA
- a CDS encoding chemotaxis protein CheW: MQREYLTFAISGQDYGVDILSVREIRGWTRETPLPNTAGGVRGVINLRGQVIPIFDLRIRLNAEATPPTANHVVIIVEARAGIYGLLVDSVSDIVSLDETELQPVPETVADAEHGFLTALATYSDRMVSLLDLDRLVEARTVAALNAPETPLLDAAE; this comes from the coding sequence ATGCAGCGCGAATATCTCACCTTCGCCATCTCGGGTCAGGATTATGGCGTCGATATCCTGAGCGTGCGCGAGATTCGCGGCTGGACCAGGGAAACGCCATTGCCCAATACCGCGGGCGGCGTGCGTGGCGTGATCAACCTGCGCGGCCAGGTGATCCCGATCTTCGACCTGCGTATCCGTCTCAACGCCGAGGCGACACCGCCGACGGCAAACCATGTGGTGATCATCGTGGAGGCCCGCGCCGGTATCTACGGCCTGCTGGTCGACTCGGTCTCCGACATCGTGTCGCTGGACGAGACCGAACTGCAGCCGGTGCCCGAGACGGTGGCCGATGCCGAACATGGCTTCCTCACCGCGCTCGCCACCTACAGCGACCGCATGGTGTCGCTGCTCGATCTCGATCGTCTCGTTGAGGCGCGGACTGTTGCCGCGCTGAATGCACCTGAAACACCATTGCTGGATGCCGCTGAGTAG
- a CDS encoding DUF1328 domain-containing protein, with protein MLYWALIFFVLALIAGLFGFGGIAAASASIAQILFFIFLVVFVISLIAHLITGRRPPTV; from the coding sequence ATGCTCTATTGGGCCCTGATTTTCTTCGTTCTGGCGCTGATCGCCGGTCTGTTCGGTTTCGGCGGCATTGCCGCGGCCTCGGCCAGCATTGCCCAGATTCTCTTCTTCATCTTCCTGGTGGTCTTCGTGATCAGTCTGATCGCGCATCTGATCACCGGTCGCCGGCCTCCGACGGTCTAG
- a CDS encoding methyl-accepting chemotaxis protein, whose product MRRRLLSWLKIGPRIYLVIAIMALLTVGIGWMGIFSMDRYETQSNQMSALAERALISQRVVSSIVNTRGLTQEIYVAEDGERLKALIAAMNAEIISVEQVMVRWEGMLPPETQKTFIESVKKPLQAYFTNRRAIMATVQSDGVEAAREIGRAPAVLKQRDDVIETLRTASERNSKAVDEMNDKLTDFYTVQRPTMIWSTALGLLAAIVLAALIVVLTITRPITRITGTMGKLAEGDLGVNVDGAQRTDEIGAMAKTVQVFKDNMVARAEAEAQIESDRQKQAAEREAREARERAAIAEISDLCDTMAAGDLEKRLNESDKDGFLLTMSQKLNGLAGMLQAMTGELATITTALADGDVTKHVEGDYAGVFGTLKDSVNRMADTLKDFAGRLRNASSAVRDASGEISAGSQDLAQRTESQAASIEETAASMHEITATVKQNADNAQAANQLAGAARQTAEKGGRIVTDAVTAMNGIEQSAQKISDIVGLIDEIAFQTNLLALNASVEAARAGEAGKGFAVVAQEVRALAQRSASASKDIKGLIQESNAQVRSGAGLVQQTGSSLDEIVNAVKKVADIVAEIAAASREQATGLDQINTAVASMDETTQRNGALVEETSAAAQALSGQAHELNELVGFFRTGEVATAATNVAAVTPRAKTKVVPAATIRPVAKPAVRTKSAVVVGNTALKAQDDTWEEF is encoded by the coding sequence ATGCGTCGCCGCCTTCTCTCGTGGCTGAAAATCGGCCCCCGCATTTATCTCGTCATCGCCATTATGGCGCTGCTCACCGTCGGTATCGGCTGGATGGGCATCTTCTCGATGGACCGCTACGAGACCCAGAGCAACCAGATGTCTGCGCTGGCCGAGCGTGCGCTGATCAGCCAGCGCGTCGTGTCCAGCATCGTCAATACCCGTGGCCTGACCCAGGAAATCTACGTCGCCGAGGATGGCGAGCGCCTGAAGGCGCTTATCGCGGCGATGAATGCCGAAATCATCAGCGTCGAGCAGGTCATGGTGCGCTGGGAAGGCATGCTGCCGCCGGAAACGCAGAAGACCTTCATCGAGAGCGTGAAGAAGCCGCTGCAGGCCTATTTCACCAACCGCCGCGCCATCATGGCCACCGTGCAGAGCGACGGCGTGGAAGCCGCCCGCGAAATCGGCCGCGCGCCCGCCGTGCTGAAGCAGCGTGACGACGTGATCGAAACCTTGCGCACCGCGTCTGAGCGCAATTCCAAGGCTGTCGACGAAATGAACGACAAGCTGACCGACTTCTATACCGTGCAGCGTCCGACCATGATCTGGTCCACAGCGCTCGGCCTGCTGGCTGCCATCGTACTCGCCGCATTGATCGTCGTGCTGACCATCACGCGGCCGATCACACGCATCACCGGCACCATGGGCAAGCTGGCCGAGGGCGACCTGGGCGTGAATGTCGACGGCGCGCAGCGCACCGACGAGATCGGTGCCATGGCCAAGACCGTGCAGGTGTTCAAGGACAACATGGTGGCCCGTGCCGAAGCCGAGGCCCAGATCGAGTCCGATCGCCAGAAACAGGCCGCCGAACGTGAGGCCCGCGAGGCCCGCGAGCGCGCCGCTATCGCTGAAATCTCCGACCTGTGCGACACCATGGCCGCCGGCGATCTGGAAAAGCGCCTGAACGAGAGCGACAAGGACGGCTTCCTGCTGACCATGAGCCAGAAGCTGAACGGCCTGGCTGGCATGCTGCAGGCAATGACCGGCGAACTGGCCACCATCACCACGGCGCTGGCCGATGGCGACGTGACCAAACATGTGGAAGGCGACTATGCCGGCGTGTTCGGCACGCTGAAGGACAGCGTCAACCGCATGGCCGACACGCTGAAGGATTTCGCCGGCCGGCTGCGCAATGCCTCGTCGGCGGTGCGCGACGCCTCGGGCGAAATCTCTGCGGGCAGCCAGGATCTGGCACAGCGCACTGAATCGCAGGCCGCGTCGATTGAAGAGACGGCCGCCTCGATGCACGAGATCACGGCGACCGTGAAGCAGAATGCCGACAACGCCCAGGCCGCCAACCAGCTGGCCGGTGCGGCGCGACAGACCGCCGAGAAGGGTGGCCGCATCGTGACCGATGCTGTCACCGCCATGAACGGCATCGAGCAGAGCGCCCAGAAGATCAGCGACATCGTTGGCCTGATCGACGAGATCGCCTTCCAGACGAATCTCCTTGCGCTGAATGCCTCGGTCGAAGCCGCGCGTGCGGGTGAAGCCGGCAAGGGCTTTGCCGTCGTCGCCCAGGAAGTGCGTGCGCTGGCGCAGCGTTCGGCGTCGGCATCGAAGGACATCAAGGGCCTGATCCAGGAATCCAATGCGCAGGTGCGCAGCGGCGCCGGCCTGGTGCAGCAGACCGGGTCCAGCCTGGACGAGATCGTCAATGCCGTGAAGAAGGTGGCGGATATCGTCGCCGAGATTGCGGCGGCCTCGCGCGAGCAGGCTACCGGCCTCGACCAGATCAACACCGCTGTCGCCAGCATGGACGAGACCACGCAGCGCAACGGCGCGCTGGTGGAAGAGACCTCGGCTGCCGCACAGGCGCTGTCGGGCCAGGCGCATGAGCTGAACGAACTGGTCGGCTTCTTCCGTACCGGTGAGGTCGCGACCGCCGCCACGAACGTGGCGGCAGTGACGCCGCGCGCAAAAACCAAGGTTGTGCCGGCTGCGACAATTCGCCCGGTTGCAAAGCCGGCTGTGCGCACCAAGTCAGCCGTTGTTGTCGGCAATACCGCGCTGAAGGCCCAAGACGACACCTGGGAGGAATTCTGA
- a CDS encoding glycoside hydrolase family 2 TIM barrel-domain containing protein, whose protein sequence is MLRSAFTAALFALSVAAALLPAASPVSAATVEVQGDAITVGGKPFAVVGAAGQTRFGLLKQLGATTVRTYGDETGFVLDEAQKAGLKVIAGFWLEHPRRGFSYTDLAKVGPQLQRLTEFVNRHKNHPALLMWGLGNEVEADVADDAHVWSGIEEAAKVVRRLDPNHPTMAVLAEAGNEKVVRFRRHAPSIQVLGVNSYGEALPSLPDRVRAQGWKGPLIITEMGPIGQWQAPRTPWGAAIEPSSDEKAAMLSRWFSALQPKVQGYIVFYWGQKQEVTPTWHSLLLQGGEYTRTAEAMAAAWGGNTPQGNRAPRISLFRLPQGNEWNRDQSIRAEIAVDDPDNDPFGVVWQVMAESSDLKTWGDAEQPPPVFPQAVRDPGPKGATIAGLQPGNYRLFVTARDGKGAAATANLPFRVR, encoded by the coding sequence ATGCTCCGCTCCGCGTTCACTGCCGCCCTGTTCGCCCTTTCCGTTGCCGCCGCCCTGCTTCCGGCCGCCTCGCCTGTCTCTGCCGCCACGGTGGAGGTGCAGGGCGATGCCATCACGGTCGGCGGCAAACCGTTTGCCGTCGTGGGGGCCGCCGGCCAGACCCGCTTTGGCCTGCTCAAGCAGCTCGGCGCCACCACGGTGCGCACCTATGGCGACGAAACCGGCTTTGTGCTCGATGAAGCGCAGAAGGCCGGCCTGAAGGTGATCGCCGGCTTCTGGCTCGAACATCCCCGCCGCGGCTTCAGCTACACCGATCTTGCCAAAGTGGGCCCGCAGCTGCAGCGCCTCACCGAATTCGTCAACCGCCACAAGAACCATCCCGCGCTGCTGATGTGGGGTCTGGGCAACGAGGTCGAGGCCGATGTGGCCGACGACGCGCATGTCTGGTCCGGCATCGAAGAGGCCGCCAAGGTGGTGCGCCGGCTCGATCCGAACCACCCGACCATGGCGGTGCTGGCCGAGGCCGGCAATGAGAAGGTCGTGCGCTTCCGTCGTCATGCGCCCAGCATCCAGGTGCTCGGCGTCAATTCCTATGGCGAGGCGCTGCCCTCGCTGCCGGATCGCGTGCGCGCGCAAGGCTGGAAGGGCCCGCTGATCATCACCGAGATGGGCCCGATCGGCCAGTGGCAGGCGCCGCGTACACCTTGGGGTGCCGCGATCGAGCCTAGCAGCGACGAGAAGGCGGCAATGCTGTCACGCTGGTTCAGCGCGCTGCAGCCCAAGGTGCAGGGCTATATCGTGTTCTACTGGGGCCAGAAGCAGGAAGTGACGCCGACCTGGCACAGCCTGCTGCTGCAGGGCGGCGAGTATACGAGAACGGCCGAGGCGATGGCGGCGGCCTGGGGCGGCAACACGCCGCAGGGCAATCGTGCGCCGCGCATCTCTTTGTTCCGCCTGCCGCAGGGCAATGAATGGAATCGCGACCAGAGCATCCGCGCCGAGATCGCGGTGGACGACCCCGACAACGATCCCTTCGGCGTGGTCTGGCAGGTGATGGCAGAAAGCAGCGACCTGAAAACCTGGGGCGACGCTGAACAGCCGCCGCCGGTCTTCCCGCAGGCGGTGCGCGATCCCGGTCCGAAGGGCGCCACCATCGCGGGGCTGCAGCCGGGCAACTACCGCCTGTTCGTCACCGCGCGCGATGGCAAGGGCGCGGCAGCCACGGCGAATTTGCCATTCCGGGTGAGATAA
- a CDS encoding IclR family transcriptional regulator has translation MADKEQETRSPASGGRSVQSVEIGGRLLNLLAQAQQPMMLRDLAVGAELTPGQTHAYLTSFRKLDLVEQDAASGRYRLGPFALMLGLARLRGSDPYRLAAEQVARLAEQLNLMVAITVWGTHGPTIVLVQESSNYIHANVRPGGMFTVTGTATGKVFAAWLPRKLVEPVIAEEMQAVQKGWSDVGALSGTALDREIDKVRQDGIAATTDLPVPGISALSAPVFNHSGHLQLAITVIGPTPKIDVSLQGGHAAALLAFTRRLSEQLGYIANP, from the coding sequence ATGGCGGATAAAGAGCAAGAAACCAGAAGTCCGGCTTCCGGGGGGCGCAGTGTCCAGTCGGTCGAGATCGGCGGCCGGTTGCTGAACCTGCTGGCGCAAGCACAGCAGCCGATGATGCTGCGCGACCTTGCCGTCGGCGCCGAACTGACGCCGGGCCAGACGCATGCTTATCTGACCAGCTTCCGCAAACTCGACCTGGTTGAGCAGGACGCCGCTTCGGGCCGCTACCGTCTGGGACCTTTCGCATTGATGCTGGGTCTGGCGCGGCTGCGCGGCAGCGATCCGTATCGCCTGGCTGCCGAACAGGTGGCCCGTCTGGCCGAGCAGCTGAACCTGATGGTGGCGATCACGGTCTGGGGCACGCATGGCCCGACCATCGTGCTGGTGCAGGAATCGTCCAACTACATTCACGCCAACGTCCGCCCCGGCGGCATGTTCACCGTCACCGGCACGGCGACCGGCAAGGTGTTCGCCGCCTGGCTGCCACGCAAGCTGGTCGAGCCGGTGATCGCCGAAGAAATGCAGGCGGTGCAGAAAGGCTGGAGCGATGTAGGCGCGCTGTCGGGCACCGCGCTGGATCGCGAGATCGACAAGGTGCGGCAGGACGGCATCGCCGCGACGACCGACCTGCCGGTGCCGGGCATCAGCGCGTTGAGCGCGCCGGTCTTCAATCACAGCGGCCACCTGCAGCTTGCCATCACCGTGATCGGCCCGACGCCCAAGATCGACGTTTCGCTGCAGGGTGGACATGCCGCAGCATTGCTGGCGTTTACGCGCCGCCTGTCGGAACAGCTGGGTTACATCGCAAACCCCTAG